The genomic region TGACAAGGATGACCCTTTAAAAAATATAGTTTTCTTAAATTGTGCTTTTGCTCTTTTGTGCGTTAATAAAGTAAAAACAGTAGAAGAGGGGATTAATTTAGCTCGAGAAGCTATTGAAAAGAAAAAAGCCTTAGAAGTTTTAGAAAAATTAAAGCATTTTACCCAACAAAGAGAATTATAAATTTGTTTTTAAATAAGATAGTTTCTCATAAATACCAAGAAGTTGCTGGCAAAAGACAAAGGGTCCCTTTAGAAAAACTACTGGCAAAGATAGGGGAACGGTTACCATTACGAGATTTTAAAGAAGCCATTTCTAATAAAGAAGAGGGAAGGATTAATATCATTGCTGAAATAAAAAAAGCTTCTCCTTCTATAGGAATGATTAGAGAAGATTTAGATATCTTAGAGATAGCCAGACAGTATGAATTAGCTGGAGCCAAAGCTATTTCTGTAGTCACAGAGAAAAACTTTTTTAAAGGAGATTTGCTTAATTTATTTAAAGTCAAAGAAGTTTCTAAGCTTCCTATTTTAAGTAAGGATTTTATTATTGATAAATATCAAATTGCAGAAGCTGCTCTTTATGGAGCAGACGCTGTCTTGTTAATTGCAGCTATTTTATCTAAAGAAGAGATCGATAATTTCTTGCTCTTTACCAAGGAGTTAGGTTTATCTTGTTTAGTAGAAGTTCACAAAGAAGAAGAATTAGATAAAGTCTTATCTACTAAGGCAGAAATTATTGGTATTAATAATAGAAATTTACATACTTTTGCTATAGATAAAAATACTACTTTTAAATTGCACTTTAAGATTCCTAAAGATAAAATTGTGATTAGCGAGAGTGGGATAAACTCGGTAGAAGATCTTATTCTTTTGGAAGAGAAAGGAATTGATGCGGTCCTGATAGGAGAGGTTTTGTTAAGAAGTAATGATCCAGGAGCTAAGATAAAAGAGTTATTAAGAGCTTAATGGTTAAGATAAAAATATGTGGAATTACTAACTTAGAAGATGCCTTGGAATGTACTAAATTAGGAGTAGAGGCTTTAGGATTTATCTTTGCGGAAAGTAAGAGAAAGATTAGTCAAGAAGTAGCTAAAGAGATAATTAGCCAACTTCCTCCTTTTGTAACCACGGTAGGTGTTTTTGTTAATGAAGAACAAAGAAGAGTAGAGGAGGTAGCTCAGTATTGCCATTTAGATGTTTTGCAATTTCATGGAGATGAGTCCTTTCAATATTGCCAAAGGTTTATAAACTATAAGATTATAAAAAGTTTTTTAGTTAAAGAAAGAGATTCTTTAAAAAAAATTCGTCGGTTTTTAGTTTCGGCTTATTTATTTGATACTTTTGAAGAAGGAATTTACGGAGGGACGGGCAGGAGTTTTAATTGGCAGATTTTAAAAGGAAATTCTTTTGAGAAACCTATTATTATTAGTGGGGGATTAAATTCTCAAAATGTTACCTCTTGTCTGGAATTATTAAATCCTTATGCGATAGATGTTGGTAGTGGTGTAGAGAAGTATCCAGGAAAGAAAGATAAGGAAAAGTTAAAAGAGTTTATTAAAAAAGTCAGGGACTTAAATAAGGTCTAAAACTAATTGGAGATTTGAATTAAAAGAGGTTTAATGGAGCAACCAGATAAAGAAGGATACTTTCGGGTTAATAAAGAGACTTACTTTGGGGGAAGATATGTTCCTGAATTATTAATGCCAGCTTTAGAAGAGTTAGAGAAATCTTATCAAGAAGCCAAAGAAGATCTTAATTTTAATAGTGAATTAAACTACTATCTTACTTATTATGCAGGGAGACCTACTCCTTTATACTATGCCAAGAGATTAAGCCAGAGATTAGGAAAAGTAAAAATATATTTAAAACGTGAGGATCTTTGTCATACTGGTGCCCATAAAATAAATAATACTTTAGGCCAAGTCCTTTTAGCTAAAAGGATGGGCAAGAAGAGAGTGATTGCTGAAACTGGAGCAGGTCAACATGGAGTAGCTACGGCGACCGCCGCGGCTATTTTTGGTCTAAAATGCGAAGTATATATGGGGAGCGAAGATATGAAGAGACAAGCTCTTAATGTCTTTCGCATGAAACTTTTAGGGGCGACGGTTGTTCCGGTTGACTCCGGAAGCAAGACCTTAAAAGATGCCATTAAT from bacterium harbors:
- the trpC gene encoding indole-3-glycerol phosphate synthase TrpC, with the translated sequence MFLNKIVSHKYQEVAGKRQRVPLEKLLAKIGERLPLRDFKEAISNKEEGRINIIAEIKKASPSIGMIREDLDILEIARQYELAGAKAISVVTEKNFFKGDLLNLFKVKEVSKLPILSKDFIIDKYQIAEAALYGADAVLLIAAILSKEEIDNFLLFTKELGLSCLVEVHKEEELDKVLSTKAEIIGINNRNLHTFAIDKNTTFKLHFKIPKDKIVISESGINSVEDLILLEEKGIDAVLIGEVLLRSNDPGAKIKELLRA
- a CDS encoding phosphoribosylanthranilate isomerase; protein product: MVKIKICGITNLEDALECTKLGVEALGFIFAESKRKISQEVAKEIISQLPPFVTTVGVFVNEEQRRVEEVAQYCHLDVLQFHGDESFQYCQRFINYKIIKSFLVKERDSLKKIRRFLVSAYLFDTFEEGIYGGTGRSFNWQILKGNSFEKPIIISGGLNSQNVTSCLELLNPYAIDVGSGVEKYPGKKDKEKLKEFIKKVRDLNKV